From the genome of Pelmatolapia mariae isolate MD_Pm_ZW linkage group LG12, Pm_UMD_F_2, whole genome shotgun sequence, one region includes:
- the LOC134639293 gene encoding granzyme K-like, whose product MSCLKNFSLLISCVLLFIIQPGRGSEIINGKEVKLYSLPYMAYVRSVTNFLCGGTLIHPQWVLTAAHCTGSYWVTLGAHSRKNNEHSKQLRFVEKSFPHPDYCCAKHDNDLMLLKLKEPVRKTRAVQWLEFGNTVRDPAAGSRCLVAGWGVTENKRTSDVLKSVNVTVVDRQTCNSRDYYNHNPVITDDMICAGSDGTNVADTCHGDSGGPLLCDGALVGVTSFGAGCGIIKKPGIYSFVSERQLYWIKTMMKYF is encoded by the exons ATGTCCTGCCTGAAGAATTTCAGTCTTCTCATCTCATGTgtgctcctcttcatcatccaGCCAG gTCGTGGTTCTGAGATTATTAATGGGAAAGAAGTCAAGCTATACTCACTGCCTTACATGGCTTATGTGAGAAGTGTGACTAATTTTTTGTGTGGAGGGACATTAATCCATCCACAGTGGGTGCTGACAGCTGCCCACTGCACTGG gaGTTATTGGGTGACCCTGGGAGCCCACTCCAGAAAGAACAACGAACATTCCAAGCAACTCCGATTCGTTGAGAAAAGTTTTCCTCATCCTGACTACTGTTGTGCAAAGCACGACAATGACCTCATGTTGCTGAAG CTTAAAGAACCGGTGAGGAAAACCAGGGCAGTGCAGTGGCTCGAGTTTGGCAACACTGTGAGAGACCCGGCAGCTGGCAGCAGGTGTCTGGTGGCTGGATGGGGAGTAACTGAAAACAAACGAACATCAGACGTTCTCAAGTCTGTCAATGTGACTGTGGTCGACAGACAGACGTGCAACTCTCGTGATTATTACAACCACAACCCTGTTATCACCGATGACATGATATGTGCTGGTTCAGATGGTACAAACGTCGCTGATACCTGTCAC GGGGATTCAGGAGGGCCGCTGTTGTGTGATGGAGCGCTGGTTGGAGTCACTTCTTTTGGAGCAGGTTGTGGTATCATTAAAAAACCTGGAATCTACTCGTTTGTCTCAGAGAGACAGCTGTACTGGATCAAAACTATGATGAAGTATTTCTAA